DNA sequence from the Daphnia pulex isolate KAP4 chromosome 8, ASM2113471v1 genome:
GCCGAGAACCAAGGGTGGAGCAGAATGTCGCCGGCCTCCAGTCGCTGGCAAGGATCGCGACGGAGCAGGTGGCGGATGAGACACCTGGCCCTGGACGACACAAAATCCGGAACGGTAAAGTGGCCGCGGATGATTTTGGTGAAGAGCCCGAATGGTCCCGAGTCCTGGAACGGATAGCGGCCAACCAGAAGCGTGTAGAGGATGATGCCCAGAGACCAAAGATCAGCTGCACGGCCGGAATAGCGGGCGCCACGACTCAACAACACTTCCGGCGTCACGTAAGCCGGATACCCGTGCTTCCGCCAAACCCCATCGTCCGAATCCGATCGCTCCAGCACTATCGCTTCCTCCAACGATTCTAATCTTAATTTCGAcctaaacaaatcaaataaatgtcATTAATAACTGTCACaagttgttgaattattttggaTTTAATTACCTTTGCGGATCGGCAAAGACGAAGCGTCTGAGCTTCAAGTCGGTGAGAACGACTCCGTGGCGATGGCAATCGAAAACGGCCTGGGCGGCCTGGCGGAAGAGATTTCTGGCCTCGATCTCTTTCAGCCGTCGCTTGGATCTCAGATACGAGTGCAAGTCGCCGTAGGAGGCCGGCGAGAGGAGATAGAGCTTTGGCGTTTGAGCGTCACCCTCGGCGTGGACGACGTGCTGGATGGGCGTCACGACGTCAGAGTTCCTCAGGCGGTGGTGGGCCTCGAGCAGAGTAGCCGTCGACGGCGAAGTCGGCGAGCACTCGCGGCAAAAGTAGATCTCCTCGCTGACCGTGTCGATGCAGCGCCGCAGCGGTTGACTTTGAGGCGAGACGGCGCCCTCGAGGCACTCCAGCAGCAGGTAGCGCTCGTTCAGCAAGAGGATCTCGGCGGGAGAGACGTCGGCGGCCAAGGCCGGCGCCGGGATCTTGGACAGGAAAGTCGGCGGCGAGAGAGGCGTCGGCGGGATAGGATCGATGACATTGCCCACAGCCGCCTCGGCAGAAACGTCGTCCGACTTTTGAACGGACGGGTGCTGCTGCAGGAGAGGTTGCTTCCGCTGGGCCAGCTCGATGTTGAGCAGAGGCAGAGTCGGTCGGGCCACCTGCATGGTCGCGTTTGAATGGCGAATAATCTCTCCGGTGATGGCACTTGGCAActtgacacacacacgtatagaGACGGTAGGGGGTAGTTTTCAGTTTCGTTTAGTTAGACTGCCTGACTGGTAAGCAGCTGTTCGATCTTGAGTATATATCTAAATGATTTCCAACAGCGTTGCAACGTTAGTGACGATTGACAAAcctgaaagaaataaaataaaacgaaacaaaatacaGCGACTATTAGATTCAAGAGATTTCGTCACGAGATGCATTTCGTCAGAGTCTGCGTAGAGCTTTAAGCCCCCGCGGCCGCAAAGTGATTTCCCGCACGACACGTACACTAAACCATTGCGCAACAACTCGAAGGGGGAGGGAGTAGAGGCGGAGCTTACTTGCTTGCAGTGTGACGTGTACGTACGAGAGAAGGTAAGCACCTCCCCACATTGAGAATGTAAAgcacaacaagaagaaataagaagaaataaaagtccAGAAAATActcgatgacgatgacgacacACAAAAGGGCCCCCCTTGCAATTCAGGCCACCATCTTGCATCAtggcgtgtgtgtttgtaagACAAGGCCAGCcacagaaaatttaaaaagaatttcggtTTCCCTCGATTGTGAGAATTGCAATTTGTTACGTTCGAAAGCTCTTGACCGAGGCCTTTAATTTCTGATGGCAATCATTTTTATGAATCAAAGTCGTTTtaaaggttctttttttctattggaatttttttttaaacgtgaGAAAACTGTTTTCTGTTCAACGAGATGAGAGTTATTTTGTGATGGCAAATATTGACAATTTCGTAATGGGAAAAACCTTTCGTGGTGTGATAATTGTGATAGATTTTTATATAACAGATCGATTttttatctaaacaaaaatggacTTTGGTTGTCGAACGTGTCAGCTGAACAAATCTCACGAAACTTGGCATTGACCAAAGATCTACCCCGATTTCTAAATCGAATTCGATAATAAACTATTCccaattatttgtttctacaaaatttaaaaaaaaaactattaaaacactgcaaaaaaatcaaaacaaagagGCGTAAGGAATCCATTGATGGAATGGCAGATCCGCCACCTAGATGGCGTTGGCTAAGAATTCAGCCGGCCTTCATTTCTAGGGGAGACGTCACGTATGCAGCACAGCCAACACACAATAATGTATGCCcttttcgtctctctctctttttctcttcgtcaACAGGATGGTGCAATCGGCCGTCGTAACTTAACAATTCCATAGACACAGAAATGGGAGGggcggacacacacacagactcgCAATCAACGAGGAATAattctcacacacacaatcacacAAGCACTGCAGAAATCTTACCCAGCaatggcgaagaaaaagatgtcgaGAATTCCAAGTGGGTCATCCAAATTGGCTTTGCagataatcaaaaaattgGATTCTTCTTGATGTAGTTTTCGAGGTTTCAGGGCTGGGAACAGGGATTTCCCAATTTTCACGGGGAGCCGTCACGGGAAATTTTGGAATCGAGGACTATACGAATGAATTGGTGTGTGCACACAACACTCGACGCAATTTGCAGGAGCTCAGCAGCGCCgacaaaaagagaagggacCAACAAAAATggacgacaacaaaaacaaatgcccCAGACGACGGTCCTTGCAAAAATTGGGATTGGCCCTTGCCCTTTCCTTCCACCGTTTTAATAAACTAAACAACAAACGTCGGAGGTGGTTCACACTAGAAGAattgttgggaatttattgcatcccaacagtgatcgacattattgctattgttaattctgtgtaatttgtagggacctcaacagagggccccaattttaccctctcttcccattcaatctattgttccctaccctactcaaccctaaaccaactattgaaataccaaaatgctgtattatacggcagtgtgaaatataaggacgaactagcaacaacaaaggtgtcatctcttatctcaatcttggaagttgaacggtcgacaccgccaacaagagttccatttccaacatggtccttcgaaccggagttttctccaaccagtgttaagttagtttcgctctatcacactcaaatctttctctcgttatctccttttgcttaatcattgccgccatttatcaaagaaaattgtgtttaattatggcaggtcagtcatttattagaatctttttctctctctctgagtttaacttgttctcaggggtctagtaagcaaatagatccctctaaacagtaaattatttttcttctctctcttgaattaaagctaaaatatttcctcaaagtttcttaaaattaaaataggattcctaaatcatttttgaagggggatttctttttttgtcacgtaaattatcatcgcctaagttgattattctctcttccctttcaacaaattttttttttttggggggatattgctttccaatatctaagattgggcaaacttgggaacttccctacctctttaacgtgttcacctcgtgtgagccttaggttaaattccctctctatctcttgatacgcctcccggcattgtaaaaacgaatctcagctgattgggttcactgcccgttctttaaaaatgggataacgcgggaatctctttcctttcaagaatttttttttgggggggcttgcttccctacctcttagattgggaaaacgcgggaacttctctaacccttcaatgagttcgcctcgtgtgagccccagggtgaaaagacttaaataaattatcgctctctttgctatggccttagaccatttcccgaaaacaaatctctctcattttttgaattaatttgcattgtttgttattcaatcatttgggtaaatctctctctgtctcagaaggcacaacgatctctctaaatacgacagaaaaatattctcttttttggggggctaggccggtttcccctttaaactggaaaaaacgcgggaaaattctctaccctttcaacgcgttcgcctcgtgtgcgccttagggtgattaaaacttgaattttttttctctctctctatttacaaaggccttccgccatttcgaaacaaatctcgcgctcttacgctcttgcattttttgtttgcttaaagggaaatctttctctttttctgagaaggcacaaagcgccctctgagcacaaaattgggaattagaaaccgccgtcttgcggcaaaaactctttaaattctctttcctaaaaattgttattatgccgtttgtgggattgtaaggagctagaaaattaccctagctccaaaatcattcagtttttgcagatatcttcacataaaggaattcaaagaaagtggaaaagacagcagaatttaattcggcaccacgaatctccgaagaccgagcagaacaacaaacaaaaaggctaatcaacttaatcaaaacattaatttaaactaattatcttcttttcgtactctcagcagctccttaggagccacctccaactcacaatggctccaaattacgcaagaactttaattaaaaagcatatcacccgtatcattaacctcgtcgaaacgtacaaatcaacagaaatgacgttggaagcgtttatcgaagtcgaaaaattagaaaaaaagctagatggattctacaaaacttatgagatattctcaaaaagggtccaggctgaaatgtacaaagaaggcgaagaccaagaagagatcaatgcagacatcgacaccatgtaccaaacaatggacgatgttattgtcgccaaaattcacatcttaaagaaaaaacgaagagaatggttagacaaactcgaaaaggaagcagatgacgaagaatgggagaaggacagagaaagaatgctccaaattctccaacatcaggcagcaacccaggcagcaaaccaggcagcaacccaagcacaactcaatcgggacataatcagtcaggtgatcgcagccatctcaacagccttttcagtgcccgtcgctccaggagatgtcaacttatcaccaacagcttctcaggagccagcttctcaaacaaatcaagtaatagagtcaattctcaaaaccctctcaacatctcaatttgcagcagtattagtgccaaacccaactccactagaagtgtcgtcgcttacgacaacaagctgtagttttcaaaacaccccttcataccagtcaaaagaaaatatccagacggaagaaaaagagactggaacggccagtctccctcacccaccgaaaaaaggagactcactctcggattctccggatgggccagacggatatcccgacaaaaaaaggtttgaaaggaacgaaataaaagaaaataattcctttgtttcaaagttagaaaactcagcaaatctggaaggagcagaaaaaatcccatcatcgaacgcgaaaagttgctacagcgaccaaaacgtcaaatcagcccagtcaaaagaagtcccgatggaaaaggagcctggaacagccagtctccaacaacgaccaaaaaaagggctatcaatctcagatattccggtcaaatccagtggaaacaaagacgaaaaaaggtttgaagacgagctgaaagcaactaacctcaaatttgcaaacttagatggtgtagatgcagtggagtccaaaaatctcttgagctcctctagcaacgaaaaaactgcttgcacactcattattcaagaagctccagctactccggcagaagctcctcgtcctctcattattctagaagctccagctactccggcagaagctcctggtactctcaatcttcaaaaagctccagccaatccggcagaagctcctcactctcttagtcatcaagaaactcctacttatcaagcagaagttcctgacacattcaattgtctaaaaactaaagattcaattattaggattccgccagccggctccaaagaaaaggatattcctacctttctttttttcccctcgggaaggccagctgcatcgctggaaacacttaactcttttccgagtcaacttaaac
Encoded proteins:
- the LOC124200492 gene encoding tribbles homolog 2-like is translated as MQVARPTLPLLNIELAQRKQPLLQQHPSVQKSDDVSAEAAVGNVIDPIPPTPLSPPTFLSKIPAPALAADVSPAEILLLNERYLLLECLEGAVSPQSQPLRRCIDTVSEEIYFCRECSPTSPSTATLLEAHHRLRNSDVVTPIQHVVHAEGDAQTPKLYLLSPASYGDLHSYLRSKRRLKEIEARNLFRQAAQAVFDCHRHGVVLTDLKLRRFVFADPQRSKLRLESLEEAIVLERSDSDDGVWRKHGYPAYVTPEVLLSRGARYSGRAADLWSLGIILYTLLVGRYPFQDSGPFGLFTKIIRGHFTVPDFVSSRARCLIRHLLRRDPCQRLEAGDILLHPWFSAVLRTAKVDQVKSKPEVTGVGFVRPELSVVDQVVPEAVADSSRMED